Proteins encoded by one window of Streptomyces sp. ALI-76-A:
- the cobT gene encoding nicotinate-nucleotide--dimethylbenzimidazole phosphoribosyltransferase — MTDTGQVPGEGLPENAGMVDQPGVPAHGAYTYLSETTAEDEDLLLLPSAQGAWGNEVPPPAPEPVVEAVHEPGPHEISGRDSGSVDLSAVRLPNPTPPPAAPVQPRRPLHLGPPIPDTSASPVRSLADRGAVGTPVRQSATPANAPEYLDVPQPRETPAQGVTPWGASSRDAVHAGVQAPVHAEAATAETVVPGAGQPEPAGAAQAAVSRLATEAVAPAAPLAAEPEEALPVEEAGAEPGDAEADGGSPGAETGAGPWDAEAEAEPQVGEASVAPRDAEIGTGQQTAGTGAGPESADAGAGPETAVAGAEPQVAEVGLGPETAEAGAEPGGVESGVGPQAAEAASGPEFATTGVGPQPTETGAGQEFAEAGVGPQGPEQGAGPEAPAEPLAPQSHEGGFSAPGSEAGGTSFGGDAEQIAGETHASDAGQSSDDAQAPDAGHSSRHAHGPEPEGEQLAGPTSVSDADHGSAAGFLPDAVPVPDAMPGAVTDMSHAQVPGAEAGTEAWDERGTAAVPEDLQDAGGADQAAPPVDTGHLPDGTPSPALATDPEQGIESPRAHEPALVADGAPAAEAEASGITPVTDPGAPMPGAPEGEAPVTVAPETGIPGDGSAMDAGRLPGTGPAPDVVQASGVGSVPDAVQTSGVGSVPDAVQTSGVGSVPDAVHAPDAPTDPDAAHAAAAGPAAGPMPAAAPTPDLAQAPHAPHTAHAPQVLQAPEAVDAGDTPASPEAVPFPAAPDVSPDPRFGAGVTPAPLPNAEDTAAPMPPATPPHPAEAEHTEPQQILPDHGRPPLTPDAQPAPGPGAAAPDLHPVTAAEAHQPADVPADTPADLAATAFAPAPDPHHAAAPAPPTSVAQAVHIPVTQPPGESHPDQPVGRFAQVAGAVPAAPHALALPPEDQQAQGPTAARAGDPELVQSAEDLDTRAADQEDRQDQEESAAAVEDVRQSTGPAAPAYDDAEREAVLKVMRERRDIRNGFRGDPIPHEVLLRVLEAAHTAPSVGHSQPWDFVVIRSADTRRSMHELATRQRDAYAKSLPKGRAKQFKELKIEAILDTPVNIVVTADPTRGGRHTLGRHTQPQMAPYSAALAVENLWLAARAEGLGVGWVSFFDEREMVRALGLPEHLEVIAYLCVGYVDEFPDEPELMQAGWSKRRPLSWVVHEETYGRRALPGEEPHDLLGETVAQIRPLDAKALGEAWERQKRMTKPAGALGMLEIISAQLSGLSRQCPPPIPEPAAVAIFAGDHGVHAQGVTPWPQEVTAQMVANFLGGGAVCNAFASQVGAEVCVVDVGVASDLPATPGLLPRKIRAGTSDMTTGPAMTREEAKQAIEVGIETARDLVSAGNKALLTGEMGIANTTASAALIAVFTGTDPAEVTGRGTGINDETLARKTEVVRRALDLHQPDPADPIGVLAAVGGFEHAAMVGLLLGGASLRTPVILDGVSAGAAALVARAIAPEVLAACIAGHRSAEPGHVAALNKLGLRPLVDLDLRLGEGTGALLALPLVQSTARAMHEVATFDSAGVTEK, encoded by the coding sequence ATGACCGACACCGGCCAGGTTCCGGGCGAGGGACTGCCGGAGAACGCAGGCATGGTGGATCAGCCGGGCGTCCCCGCGCACGGTGCGTACACCTACCTCTCCGAGACCACCGCCGAGGACGAAGACCTGTTGCTGCTGCCGAGCGCTCAGGGTGCCTGGGGCAACGAGGTCCCGCCGCCCGCGCCCGAGCCCGTCGTCGAGGCCGTCCACGAGCCGGGCCCGCACGAGATCTCGGGCCGCGACAGCGGCTCCGTCGACCTCAGCGCCGTCCGCCTCCCCAACCCCACACCGCCGCCCGCCGCCCCCGTCCAGCCCCGCCGTCCCCTCCACCTCGGCCCGCCCATCCCCGACACCTCGGCCAGCCCGGTCCGCTCCCTCGCCGACCGCGGCGCCGTCGGCACTCCGGTACGTCAGTCCGCCACGCCCGCGAACGCGCCCGAGTACCTCGACGTCCCGCAGCCCCGCGAGACGCCCGCCCAGGGCGTGACGCCCTGGGGGGCGTCCTCCCGGGACGCGGTGCACGCCGGAGTCCAGGCGCCGGTGCACGCGGAGGCCGCGACTGCCGAAACGGTTGTTCCCGGAGCGGGACAGCCCGAGCCGGCGGGCGCGGCCCAGGCCGCGGTGTCCCGCCTCGCGACGGAGGCGGTCGCCCCGGCGGCTCCGCTGGCCGCGGAGCCGGAGGAGGCGCTGCCGGTCGAGGAGGCCGGCGCGGAGCCGGGGGACGCGGAGGCGGACGGAGGGTCGCCGGGTGCGGAGACCGGCGCGGGGCCGTGGGATGCCGAGGCCGAGGCGGAGCCGCAGGTCGGAGAGGCGAGTGTCGCGCCGCGGGACGCGGAGATCGGTACGGGGCAGCAGACCGCGGGGACCGGTGCCGGGCCGGAGTCGGCGGACGCCGGTGCCGGGCCGGAGACCGCGGTGGCCGGTGCGGAGCCGCAGGTCGCGGAGGTGGGTCTCGGGCCGGAGACCGCGGAGGCAGGAGCTGAGCCGGGAGGCGTGGAGTCCGGTGTCGGGCCGCAGGCCGCGGAGGCCGCATCCGGTCCGGAGTTCGCAACGACCGGTGTCGGGCCGCAGCCCACGGAGACCGGTGCCGGACAGGAGTTCGCAGAGGCCGGAGTCGGACCGCAGGGCCCGGAGCAGGGTGCCGGACCGGAGGCCCCGGCGGAGCCTCTCGCGCCGCAGAGCCATGAGGGCGGGTTCTCCGCGCCGGGTTCAGAGGCCGGCGGGACATCGTTCGGTGGAGACGCCGAGCAGATCGCCGGGGAGACGCACGCGTCGGACGCCGGGCAGTCGTCCGACGACGCCCAGGCCCCGGATGCCGGGCACTCCTCGCGACACGCTCACGGACCGGAACCGGAGGGCGAGCAGCTCGCGGGGCCCACGTCGGTCTCCGACGCCGACCACGGCTCGGCGGCCGGGTTCCTCCCGGACGCTGTGCCGGTCCCGGACGCCATGCCGGGCGCGGTGACGGACATGAGCCACGCCCAGGTCCCTGGAGCCGAGGCCGGTACGGAGGCCTGGGACGAGCGGGGAACGGCCGCTGTGCCGGAGGACCTTCAGGACGCGGGAGGTGCCGATCAGGCCGCGCCACCCGTGGACACCGGACACCTGCCGGACGGCACCCCGAGCCCGGCCCTGGCCACGGACCCGGAGCAGGGCATTGAGAGCCCGCGCGCCCACGAGCCGGCCCTGGTGGCCGACGGGGCCCCTGCCGCCGAAGCGGAGGCATCCGGCATCACGCCGGTCACCGACCCCGGTGCCCCCATGCCTGGCGCACCCGAGGGCGAAGCGCCCGTGACCGTCGCACCCGAGACCGGAATCCCCGGCGACGGGTCCGCCATGGACGCCGGCCGGCTCCCCGGAACGGGCCCCGCCCCGGACGTCGTACAGGCCTCGGGTGTCGGCTCCGTCCCGGACGCCGTACAGACTTCGGGTGTCGGCTCCGTCCCGGACGCCGTACAGACTTCGGGTGTCGGCTCCGTCCCGGACGCCGTACACGCACCGGACGCCCCCACCGACCCTGACGCCGCGCACGCTGCCGCTGCCGGGCCCGCCGCCGGGCCGATGCCCGCGGCCGCTCCCACTCCGGACCTCGCCCAAGCCCCGCACGCCCCTCACACCGCGCATGCCCCCCAAGTCCTCCAGGCCCCCGAGGCCGTGGATGCGGGCGACACCCCGGCGTCTCCCGAAGCCGTGCCCTTCCCGGCAGCTCCGGACGTTTCGCCGGACCCGCGGTTCGGTGCGGGCGTCACTCCCGCTCCCCTCCCGAACGCCGAAGACACCGCCGCGCCCATGCCCCCCGCGACGCCCCCGCACCCCGCGGAAGCCGAGCACACGGAACCGCAGCAGATCCTCCCGGACCACGGCCGGCCGCCCCTGACCCCGGACGCCCAGCCCGCGCCGGGCCCCGGTGCCGCCGCCCCGGACCTGCACCCGGTCACCGCCGCGGAGGCCCACCAGCCCGCGGACGTCCCGGCGGACACTCCCGCCGACCTCGCGGCCACAGCCTTCGCGCCGGCCCCCGACCCGCACCACGCCGCCGCCCCCGCCCCGCCGACCTCCGTCGCGCAGGCCGTGCACATCCCGGTGACCCAGCCGCCCGGCGAATCCCACCCCGACCAGCCGGTGGGCCGGTTCGCGCAGGTGGCGGGCGCGGTGCCGGCCGCCCCGCACGCCCTGGCCCTCCCCCCGGAGGACCAGCAGGCGCAGGGCCCGACCGCCGCGCGTGCGGGCGACCCCGAACTCGTACAGTCCGCGGAGGACCTGGACACCCGGGCCGCCGACCAGGAAGACCGGCAGGACCAGGAAGAGAGCGCGGCCGCAGTGGAAGACGTACGACAGTCCACCGGACCGGCCGCGCCCGCCTACGACGACGCCGAGCGCGAGGCGGTCCTCAAGGTCATGCGTGAGCGCCGGGACATCCGCAACGGCTTCCGCGGCGACCCCATCCCGCACGAGGTGCTGCTGCGTGTCCTGGAGGCGGCGCACACCGCGCCGTCCGTGGGCCACTCGCAGCCGTGGGACTTCGTGGTCATCCGGTCCGCCGACACCCGGCGGTCGATGCACGAGCTGGCCACGCGGCAGCGTGACGCGTACGCCAAGTCCCTCCCCAAGGGCCGGGCGAAGCAGTTCAAGGAACTGAAGATCGAGGCGATCCTCGACACCCCCGTGAACATCGTCGTCACCGCCGACCCGACCCGCGGCGGCCGGCACACCCTCGGCCGGCACACCCAGCCGCAGATGGCCCCGTACTCCGCCGCGCTCGCGGTCGAGAACCTCTGGCTCGCGGCCCGCGCCGAGGGCCTCGGTGTCGGCTGGGTCAGCTTCTTCGACGAGCGGGAGATGGTCCGCGCCCTCGGCCTGCCCGAGCACCTGGAGGTCATCGCGTACCTCTGCGTGGGCTACGTCGACGAGTTCCCGGACGAGCCCGAGCTGATGCAGGCGGGCTGGTCCAAGCGCCGTCCGCTGTCGTGGGTCGTGCACGAGGAGACGTACGGCCGTCGCGCGCTGCCCGGCGAGGAGCCGCACGACCTGCTCGGCGAGACCGTCGCGCAGATCCGCCCGCTGGACGCCAAGGCGCTCGGTGAGGCCTGGGAGCGGCAGAAGCGGATGACCAAGCCGGCCGGCGCGCTCGGCATGCTGGAGATCATCTCCGCCCAGCTGTCGGGCCTGTCCCGGCAGTGCCCGCCGCCGATCCCGGAGCCCGCGGCCGTCGCGATCTTCGCGGGCGACCACGGTGTGCACGCGCAGGGGGTCACCCCCTGGCCGCAGGAGGTGACGGCCCAGATGGTCGCCAACTTCCTCGGCGGTGGCGCGGTCTGCAACGCCTTCGCGAGCCAGGTGGGCGCCGAGGTCTGCGTCGTCGACGTCGGTGTCGCCTCCGACCTGCCCGCCACCCCCGGACTGCTGCCCCGCAAGATCCGCGCGGGCACGTCCGACATGACCACCGGCCCCGCGATGACCCGTGAGGAGGCCAAGCAGGCCATCGAGGTGGGCATCGAGACCGCCCGCGACCTGGTGTCGGCCGGCAACAAGGCGCTGCTCACCGGCGAGATGGGCATCGCGAACACCACCGCGTCCGCGGCGCTCATCGCGGTCTTCACCGGCACGGACCCCGCCGAGGTCACCGGCCGGGGCACCGGCATCAACGACGAGACCCTGGCCCGCAAGACCGAGGTCGTCCGCCGTGCTCTCGACCTCCACCAGCCGGACCCGGCCGACCCGATCGGCGTCCTCGCGGCCGTCGGCGGATTCGAGCACGCCGCCATGGTCGGCCTCCTCCTCGGCGGCGCCTCCCTGCGGACGCCGGTGATCCTGGACGGGGTCAGCGCCGGCGCCGCCGCCCTGGTCGCCCGCGCGATCGCCCCCGAGGTCCTCGCGGCCTGCATCGCCGGGCACCGCAGCGCCGAACCCGGCCACGTGGCCGCCCTCAACAAGCTGGGCCTGCGCCCCCTGGTGGACCTGGACCTCCGCCTGGGCGAGGGCACGGGCGCGCTGCTGGCCCTGCCGCTGGTGCAGAGCACGGCGAGAGCGATGCACGAGGTGGCGACGTTCGACTCCGCCGGAGTCACCGAGAAGTAG
- the cbiE gene encoding precorrin-6y C5,15-methyltransferase (decarboxylating) subunit CbiE yields the protein MADRVTVIGWDGSPLTAAAHSALSAATLVAGAAHHLALPEVPPGAERIRLGSVALAARRVAGHRGTAVVLADGDPGFFGVVRTLRAPEFGLEVEVVPAVSSVAAAFARAGMPWDDAQVVVAHRRTLRRAVNVCRAHTKVAVLTSPGAGPAELGLLLEGVHRTFVICEELGTDHEQVTVVTSDKAADHTWRDPNVVIVIGPAGPVGNGEGGWFAGREPATGPRGWALPAEAYGGDLGEGEAELLRAAQLARLGPRVGDLVWDIGCGSGAFAVEAARAGAAVIAVDRDLAACARTEAAARAFEVQMQIVGGTAPHILENLPEPDVVRVGGGGAAVVSAVADRRPQRIVTHAATRDAAERVGRDLTEHGYRVECALVQSVELDTRAWTETERSVAFLLSGLLPDRTP from the coding sequence ATGGCCGACCGGGTCACGGTGATCGGCTGGGACGGCTCGCCGCTGACCGCCGCGGCACACTCCGCCCTGAGCGCCGCCACGCTGGTGGCCGGGGCCGCCCATCACCTGGCGCTCCCCGAGGTGCCCCCCGGCGCCGAGCGCATCCGCCTCGGCAGCGTCGCCCTCGCCGCCCGCCGCGTCGCCGGCCACCGCGGCACCGCGGTCGTGCTCGCCGACGGCGACCCCGGGTTCTTCGGTGTCGTCCGCACGCTGCGCGCGCCCGAGTTCGGCCTGGAGGTCGAGGTCGTGCCCGCGGTCTCCTCCGTCGCCGCCGCCTTCGCCCGCGCGGGAATGCCCTGGGACGACGCACAGGTGGTCGTCGCACACCGGCGCACCCTGCGACGCGCGGTGAACGTATGCCGGGCCCACACCAAGGTCGCCGTCCTCACCTCGCCCGGCGCCGGCCCCGCGGAACTCGGACTGCTCCTGGAGGGCGTGCACCGCACCTTCGTCATCTGCGAGGAACTCGGCACCGACCACGAACAGGTCACCGTCGTCACCTCCGACAAGGCCGCCGACCACACCTGGCGCGACCCCAACGTCGTCATCGTCATCGGCCCGGCCGGCCCGGTCGGCAACGGCGAGGGCGGCTGGTTCGCCGGACGCGAGCCGGCCACCGGCCCGCGCGGCTGGGCGCTGCCCGCCGAGGCGTACGGCGGCGACCTCGGCGAGGGCGAGGCGGAACTGCTGCGCGCCGCCCAACTGGCCCGGCTCGGCCCGCGCGTCGGTGACCTGGTGTGGGACATCGGCTGCGGCAGCGGCGCCTTCGCCGTGGAGGCCGCGCGCGCCGGCGCCGCCGTCATCGCCGTCGACCGGGACCTCGCCGCGTGCGCCCGCACGGAGGCCGCCGCACGCGCCTTCGAGGTCCAGATGCAGATCGTGGGCGGCACCGCCCCGCACATCCTGGAGAACCTTCCCGAACCGGACGTCGTCCGCGTCGGCGGCGGGGGAGCCGCCGTGGTCTCGGCCGTGGCCGACCGCCGCCCGCAGCGCATCGTCACGCACGCGGCGACCCGGGACGCGGCCGAACGCGTCGGCCGCGACCTGACCGAGCACGGCTACCGGGTCGAGTGCGCCCTGGTCCAGTCCGTCGAACTCGACACCCGGGCCTGGACGGAGACCGAGCGGAGCGTCGCGTTCCTGCTCAGCGGCCTGCTGCCGGACCGCACGCCCTGA
- a CDS encoding GNAT family N-acetyltransferase, whose protein sequence is MTSTFPNISISTERLVLRPLDEDDVPALAEMMNDEQVAAWTDVPQPFTEDAARTWITRHARTEREAGRGIDFAVTEFLTQRLVGVVQLTRTDWHIRSTELSYVIAPWARGEGYASEAALATAQWLLGDQKFERIELRTAADNTASQQVAQKIGCISEGVLRNACIAHVRTEDGTWADVRTDFIVWSLLPEDLDGADGQLADTGGFTSFPDWN, encoded by the coding sequence ATGACGAGCACCTTCCCCAACATCTCCATCAGCACGGAGCGGTTGGTGCTGCGCCCCCTCGACGAGGACGATGTGCCCGCACTGGCCGAGATGATGAACGACGAGCAGGTCGCGGCCTGGACCGACGTCCCCCAGCCCTTCACCGAGGACGCGGCGCGCACCTGGATCACCCGCCACGCGCGCACCGAACGCGAGGCGGGCCGCGGCATCGACTTCGCGGTGACCGAGTTCCTCACCCAGCGCCTGGTCGGCGTCGTACAGCTGACCAGGACCGACTGGCACATCCGGTCCACCGAGCTGTCGTACGTCATCGCCCCCTGGGCCCGAGGCGAGGGCTACGCCTCCGAGGCGGCCCTCGCCACCGCCCAATGGCTCCTCGGCGACCAGAAGTTCGAGCGCATCGAGCTGCGCACGGCCGCCGACAACACCGCCTCCCAGCAGGTCGCCCAGAAGATCGGCTGTATCAGCGAGGGCGTCCTGCGCAACGCCTGCATAGCCCACGTCCGCACCGAGGACGGCACCTGGGCCGACGTCCGCACCGACTTCATCGTGTGGAGCCTGCTCCCGGAGGACCTCGACGGCGCGGACGGGCAACTGGCCGACACCGGCGGTTTCACGTCGTTCCCCGACTGGAACTGA
- a CDS encoding MetQ/NlpA family ABC transporter substrate-binding protein, whose protein sequence is MRNTAKITTAVLAAGALTLGLTACGSDNDSASSGTSGPLVVAASPTPHAEILKYVQDNLAKKAGLDLEVREFTDYVTPNTATEDGSVNANYFQNQPYLDDFNKKNGTHIAPVVTVHLEPLGLYSRKVKSADDLKSGATVAVPNDSVNEARALKLLDANGIITLKDGVGNEATPADIVKNPKKLTFKELEAAQTPRSLDDVDAAVINGNYAIESDLKPAQDALVLESAKNNPYGNFLAVKEGNEDDPRVKKLAGLLTSPEVRKFIEDTYDGSVLPSF, encoded by the coding sequence GTGCGTAACACTGCCAAGATCACGACCGCCGTCCTCGCCGCCGGAGCCCTCACCCTCGGGCTCACCGCCTGCGGCTCGGACAACGACTCCGCCTCCTCCGGCACCAGCGGACCGCTGGTCGTCGCCGCGAGCCCGACGCCGCACGCCGAGATCCTGAAGTACGTGCAGGACAACCTGGCGAAGAAGGCGGGACTCGACCTGGAGGTCAGGGAGTTCACGGACTACGTCACGCCGAACACGGCGACCGAAGACGGTTCGGTGAATGCCAACTACTTCCAGAACCAGCCGTACCTCGACGACTTCAACAAGAAGAACGGCACGCACATCGCGCCCGTCGTCACGGTCCACCTGGAGCCGCTCGGCCTCTACTCCCGCAAGGTCAAGAGCGCGGACGACCTCAAGAGCGGTGCGACCGTCGCCGTCCCGAACGACAGCGTGAACGAGGCGCGGGCACTGAAGCTCCTGGACGCCAACGGGATCATCACGCTCAAGGACGGCGTCGGGAACGAGGCGACCCCCGCCGACATCGTCAAGAACCCCAAGAAGCTCACCTTCAAGGAGCTTGAGGCGGCCCAGACCCCGCGCTCCCTGGACGACGTCGACGCCGCCGTCATCAACGGCAACTACGCCATCGAGTCCGACCTCAAGCCCGCCCAGGACGCCCTCGTCCTGGAGTCCGCGAAGAACAACCCCTACGGCAACTTCCTCGCCGTGAAGGAGGGCAACGAGGACGACCCGCGCGTCAAGAAGCTCGCCGGACTCCTCACCTCCCCCGAGGTCAGGAAGTTCATCGAGGACACCTACGACGGCTCGGTCCTCCCGTCGTTCTGA
- a CDS encoding methionine ABC transporter permease, giving the protein MTWSEMQPLLSQACWDTLYMVGWSTLIAVVGGLPLGVLLVLTDRGGLLQNVVANKVIGQVVNVARSLPFIILMVALMDFTRSITGTTIGREAAIVPLAIGAIPFFARLVETAVREVDGGLVEAVQSMGGNTWTIVRKVLVPESLPSLISSTTTTIVALIGYSAMAGTVGAGGLGDIAIRYGYQRFETELMWITVAILAVVISLIQFAGDYAARSLHRRGGSSGPLPRLRLLKPRKDQDPAVADVGKAA; this is encoded by the coding sequence GTGACCTGGTCCGAGATGCAGCCCCTGCTGTCCCAGGCCTGTTGGGACACCCTCTACATGGTCGGCTGGTCCACGCTCATCGCCGTCGTCGGCGGGCTGCCGCTCGGCGTCCTCCTCGTCCTCACCGACCGCGGCGGACTGCTCCAGAACGTCGTCGCCAACAAGGTGATCGGGCAGGTCGTGAACGTCGCCCGCTCGCTGCCCTTCATCATCCTGATGGTCGCGCTGATGGACTTCACGCGCTCGATCACCGGCACGACCATCGGCCGTGAGGCCGCCATCGTGCCGCTCGCCATCGGCGCCATCCCCTTCTTCGCGCGCCTGGTCGAGACGGCGGTCCGCGAAGTGGACGGCGGGCTCGTCGAGGCCGTGCAGTCGATGGGCGGCAACACCTGGACGATCGTGCGCAAGGTGCTCGTCCCCGAGTCCCTGCCGTCGCTGATCTCCAGCACCACGACCACGATCGTCGCACTCATCGGCTACTCCGCCATGGCCGGCACGGTCGGCGCCGGCGGCCTCGGCGACATCGCCATCCGCTACGGCTACCAGCGGTTCGAGACCGAGCTGATGTGGATCACCGTGGCGATCCTCGCCGTCGTCATCTCGCTCATCCAGTTCGCCGGCGACTACGCGGCCCGCTCCCTGCACCGGCGCGGCGGCAGCTCGGGCCCGCTGCCGAGGCTGCGCCTGCTGAAGCCGAGGAAGGACCAGGACCCGGCGGTCGCCGACGTCGGCAAGGCCGCCTGA
- a CDS encoding ATP-binding cassette domain-containing protein, producing the protein MITTSGLTKVYRSRGREVTALDGVDLHVREGEVYGVIGQSGAGKSSLIRCVNLLERPTAGTVTVAGQDLTALAGRGPRAGRELRRARSRIGMVFQHFNLLSSRTVQDNVELPLEILGTSGKERSRKALELLDLVGLADKAGAYPAQLSGGQKQRVGIARALAGDPKVLLSDEATSALDPETTRSILQLLRDLNRQLGLTVLLITHEMDVVKSICDSAALMDQGRVVESGTVSELLATPGSELASALFPVGGEASGTDRTVVDITFQGEAATHPVISQLSRTYNIDISILGAAIDTVGGLQVGRMRIELPGRYEDNVVPIGFLREQGLRIDVVGPGGREPQPVKEGAK; encoded by the coding sequence GTGATCACGACATCGGGCCTCACCAAGGTCTACCGATCCCGCGGCCGCGAGGTCACCGCCCTCGACGGCGTCGACCTGCACGTCCGCGAAGGCGAGGTGTACGGCGTCATCGGCCAGTCCGGCGCCGGCAAGTCCTCGCTCATCCGCTGCGTCAACCTGCTGGAGCGCCCCACCGCCGGGACGGTCACCGTCGCCGGGCAGGACCTCACCGCCCTCGCGGGCCGCGGACCGCGCGCGGGCAGGGAGCTGCGCCGGGCGCGCAGCCGTATCGGCATGGTCTTCCAGCACTTCAACCTGCTGTCCTCGCGGACCGTCCAGGACAACGTGGAGCTGCCGCTCGAGATCCTCGGGACGTCCGGCAAGGAGCGCTCCCGCAAGGCGCTGGAGCTGCTCGACCTCGTCGGTCTCGCCGACAAGGCCGGGGCCTACCCGGCCCAGCTGTCCGGCGGCCAGAAGCAGCGCGTCGGCATCGCCCGCGCCCTGGCCGGCGACCCCAAGGTGCTGCTCTCCGACGAGGCCACCAGCGCCCTCGACCCGGAGACCACCCGCTCCATCCTCCAGCTGCTGCGCGACCTGAACCGGCAACTGGGGCTGACCGTCCTGCTCATCACCCACGAGATGGACGTCGTGAAGTCGATCTGCGACTCGGCCGCCCTCATGGACCAGGGACGCGTCGTCGAGTCCGGCACGGTCAGCGAGCTGCTCGCCACCCCGGGCTCCGAACTCGCCTCCGCCCTCTTCCCGGTGGGCGGCGAGGCCTCCGGCACCGACCGGACCGTCGTCGACATCACCTTCCAGGGCGAGGCGGCGACCCACCCGGTCATCTCCCAGCTCTCGCGCACCTACAACATCGACATATCGATCCTCGGCGCGGCCATCGACACCGTCGGCGGCCTCCAGGTCGGCCGCATGCGCATCGAACTGCCCGGCCGCTACGAGGACAACGTCGTGCCGATCGGCTTCCTGCGCGAACAGGGCCTGCGGATCGACGTGGTCGGACCCGGGGGCCGGGAGCCCCAGCCGGTGAAGGAAGGTGCCAAGTGA
- a CDS encoding HAD family hydrolase, whose protein sequence is MKIHAQALLFDNDGTLVSSLASVDRCWTRWATEYGITAEEFARVELHGRPAAEIAADLLPAHLVPEAVARIENLEVEDVPHDGVRLLPGTRSFLDGLPADRWAVVTSATRRLAEARLDAVGILPKTLIAADDITRGKPDPEPYLLAARELGVDPARCVVFEDAPAGLQAGRAAGMTTVALTTTHQARELTADLVVRDLSALSALVTDGGVEISVRA, encoded by the coding sequence ATGAAGATCCACGCACAAGCCCTCCTGTTCGACAACGACGGAACCCTCGTCTCCTCCCTCGCCTCGGTGGACCGCTGCTGGACGCGGTGGGCCACGGAGTACGGGATCACCGCCGAGGAGTTCGCCCGTGTCGAACTGCACGGCCGGCCGGCCGCCGAGATAGCCGCCGACCTGCTGCCCGCGCATCTCGTGCCGGAGGCCGTCGCGCGGATCGAGAACCTGGAGGTGGAGGACGTGCCCCACGACGGCGTCCGCCTGCTGCCCGGCACCCGGTCCTTCCTCGACGGGCTGCCCGCCGACCGCTGGGCCGTCGTCACCTCCGCCACCCGGCGCCTGGCCGAGGCCCGCCTGGACGCCGTCGGCATCCTGCCCAAGACACTGATCGCCGCCGACGACATCACCCGCGGCAAGCCCGACCCCGAGCCCTACCTGCTCGCCGCCCGCGAACTCGGCGTCGACCCGGCCCGCTGCGTGGTCTTCGAGGACGCCCCGGCCGGGCTCCAGGCCGGCCGCGCGGCCGGGATGACCACCGTGGCCTTGACCACAACCCACCAGGCCCGTGAACTGACCGCTGACCTCGTCGTACGTGACCTGTCGGCCCTGTCCGCACTGGTCACCGACGGGGGAGTGGAGATCTCCGTACGCGCCTGA
- a CDS encoding GNAT family N-acetyltransferase, whose amino-acid sequence MGMSVTISAATGQDAEQIFRLQYLCFQSEAALYGNYRIDPLVQTLDSVREEVATDCVFVARLGDEVVGSVRGRITEDGSAAIGKLCVHPRLQGHGIGARLLRAAESALAEERGATSFRLHTGRRSEGNLRLYRRVGYHTVGTAQGDDGVEMIVLEKPAGAYAATA is encoded by the coding sequence ATGGGCATGAGCGTGACCATCTCGGCAGCGACCGGGCAGGACGCGGAGCAGATCTTCCGGCTCCAGTACCTGTGCTTCCAGAGTGAGGCGGCGCTGTACGGCAACTACCGCATCGACCCGCTCGTCCAGACCCTGGACTCCGTCCGGGAAGAAGTCGCCACGGACTGCGTCTTCGTGGCGCGGCTGGGAGACGAGGTGGTCGGCTCGGTCCGCGGCCGGATCACCGAGGACGGCTCGGCCGCCATCGGCAAACTCTGCGTCCACCCGCGCCTCCAGGGTCACGGCATCGGCGCCCGCCTGCTCCGGGCGGCCGAATCGGCCCTGGCGGAGGAGCGCGGCGCCACCAGCTTCCGCCTCCACACCGGTCGCCGCAGCGAGGGCAACCTGCGCCTGTACCGCCGGGTGGGGTACCACACGGTGGGCACCGCCCAGGGCGACGACGGGGTCGAGATGATCGTCCTGGAGAAGCCGGCCGGCGCCTACGCGGCCACCGCCTGA